The genomic region ATagacattaaaaattaaaataatcaataaTATGTAATATGACGAGATAAAATGAGAATCATGGATATACCCAACATACATATGGGGGTCATTGGTTGAAATTTAATGTTTATATCGAAGCATGACTTTCAATTTTCGATTTAACGGTttcaatttattaaataggatTATCTaactattttgaaaattttaaaatcatacataataattaagaaaaaatcataaaaaattgaagaaattgaACTAACATTTAAGAAAATGCCCATTTTTGTTTAAAATGTTGAAAAAAATTCGGTTTTCATTTCTCAatcttacaaaaataattaaaatttatggaCTTACTAAAAACACATCTAAAATTAGTCTAGACAAATTGatgttcaaataaaattataccttttattaatttatatattttacacATGGCATGCTAAGTAATCTCAATCTTGTAACAGAAAACTAGTTCAGATACTAATTAGGATACCGATAGAGACAAAGGGAGGAAGGCAAGCAAAGGCTTGACCCTTTTAAAATGAGAAATTCTCTTTTAAgttctaaaatttataaaatcttaAATCAATATACGATAAAATTATAGTTTgttttttaaaatgttaaaattttaatttagcctttttaaaataataaaatataagtcaATTTAATGGTGAAATTATTTTTAGCTTTCATAAAGATATATATTTTAATTCCGATCCTTCTAAAAAGGTTTCTAGCTTCAGCCCTAAGTATCAACTGAATGCTTTTGAGTAAGTTGAGGGGGcaaaatatatattaaccctTAAAAAATAttctgaaaaagaaaaaaaaaaagaacttacCAGTAAAAGTAGTGAGAACAATCTCGTATTCTTGTCCAACCTTGACTTGGGAAAGTGGAACCGGGTCATCTTCAATGAAATCAACACTACCAGAACCCGAATATTGATCTTGTCTGTAAAGAGGAATAAACTCGAAATACGAAAATGTGGGCATTACAGCAAAAGTGACCTTTTCGGGTTCCAAAGATGGATCCAAATTCACCCCGATCCAACTCTCCGTCGACCCGTATTCGGCACTCACCAATGGCAACGAACCACAATAATGCCTTAGTTTCTTCAAGTAATGTTGCATGGATCCGGTCATTATAGAGTAAACGTATTTAGCATTGGGCCAAAGTTTAGGTACCAAACCGAACCAATCCGAGCCTTGTAAACCCTCGCAAATAGCTTCAATCCTCGAGGCTAAAATTGGGTTCGGTTCGATTATGTCCAACACGGCTTTCCGCATCTTCGGCCACGTTATTTTCGAGCTAACATTGCCTTCTTTGATGTCTTTGCATATATCTTCCCACTGTTCTTCGAACGAGGAGAACGCTTGGACGATACTGTAAGCGAAAGTCGAGGTAATGCACTCAACCTCTTTCTGAAAGAAGAGGCCGAGTAAGAGGTGACAATACGTTGTTTGTTTGTAGTCCCCATTCGAGATCACCTCGTGGGGACTACAAGTGAACAGCTTTGTTTTCTCTTGTTTGATTCTGAATTCTTCACTGGCAAAATAGTGTGTTGTTGCCGTTCCAGCCATTAGTCCTCCTCTTGTTTTGAACCTTTTGCTACTGTATATGAACTCTAAGATCCTTCCTTTGCTTCGTGTTGGGTACACCCTATAAAACACATAACGAATGTTATCGACTAAtcaattattataataatatcgAGTTGTCCCCAAGTAGTGATTTAAATGAAAGAGGTGAAGGGAGGACCTTGATCTATATGCTGCTGCTAATCGGAAGATCTGCAAAGTTGTCTTCGAGCTATGACGGGTAAATGGTATGAACTTTTGTCGACCTTCGGTGGTACCGGAGCTGCAAGCGAGAAAACGTaagtaaatttatttaaattaaacgaCGAAAAtagtaattatattttatttaaatttaatacgaAAAAATCATCTGCAAAATATGGAGgagtaaattttgaaatatacTCATTTTTTGGGTAATAAAAGAAGGTTCCATAGGACAGAAAGTACATTTATGATAAGTGAAATAAAGTCTTTGTACCAAACTCTCTTAGCATCATTATAGTAAGGCAACTTTGATTAATACTTTTATTAGAGAAGACTAAAAAAATCCCAAAACTCATATAGATTAATTCGAATCTAAACTTGCTtcaatttgatttaatcataaaaaattaacaaCTTAAACCAGTTCAATTTAAACTTAAATGAAATCATACGCAAAATTTATTCGAACAATAACCAATTTAAGCTCAAAATTACTTGAATATGAAGTGACTAGAACACGAAGATGAAACTATACAAACCAAAAACGATATAAACCTGAAACAGACCAAACTTGACTAAATGAAAACATAAGCACAAGAACCACAAATTTAtataatttcactaaaaggaaGATGCCATGAAATCTCTACCATTCTTTTGAACACAAAACTAATACGATGTTTTAAGAAACTGAATTTGTTTCAAGATTATCTTAAGATATAACATGGACATAAAAAAAAGAGATAGAGGTACCTTTACAAAAAAGAGATAGAGGTACCTTTACAATACACTTTAAGACAAGGGTCATGAATGTAAGCGATGTTTTGTCCCAAAGCTGAACAATGTCCTTACCTTAGAGACAGTGTCGTAATAGGATGTTGGGTAAGAATAGGAGAAGTGTCCCCATCTGCAATTCGTTGAATAAAAGGCTCTAAATCTTCATGGGAAACTAAAGGTACCAAACAAGTGTAAAGCGATTCCATTTCACATGCATCCATCTCTCGAATATCCAAATCCTTGTCCCCGAACCATTTCTTTAAGTACTCGACGCCGCGGTTCAACTCGAGGATCTGGCGAAGGGTTTCTCTTTGAACTGTGGCGACGTTGGTCGATATGGTGTCGAACCAGCGGATAATGTCGTGATCATTGGAGCAACCATTGCCATTGCCATTGCCATTGCTAGCTTCAGCTTCCATAAAGGGACAGAAAAGAAACGAAACAAAACGAAAAGAAAGGTAGCAagtaaaatgaaaatgttggGTGCTATGGCAActtgaagaaataaaaaaaaaaaaatctttataaaaaaaaaatctttggcATGGTGGCTATCATATtattagggtaaattacacccaatgtcactaaattattagtaactttatgttttagtcacttaattttaaaaagttataaaatgatcactgaattatttaaaagttttcatttaagtcaataaactattaaaaagtttttatttatgttattgggttattaagttttttttttttttttttgttttaagttcaattagTGAGGTACAAGTGATGATTCAACAATCGATATTATGAATCTGTATTTATTAGTGAGTAGAAGACATATCTTAGATCAAAACTGATCTGAAGATCAATATCATAGATTTGATTTGCAGATTTCATTCAAAGctatttaatgaaaaaaaaatttgtacaAGAGGAATAAAAACTTTTGATTGATGCAAACAGTACAAATAAAAAGAAGTCATATAACAACGATTTTAACAGTTCAATAATTTAAACGAAagtcatttttataatttttgaaattaaataattaaaatataaacatattgaTAATTTAGTGATAATATATAGCTTAACTTTACTTTTATTGAAGCACCATGGTTGAAGTGTTCGATGGGTTCTCGACCACAATTGATGGGGGTGTTGTCATTTTCGGGAGAGAGATTAGATTCTTTGGGGTACACCTAGGAATTTAGAAGGGGACCATAGACCATAGACTATATACTATACAGTCAACCCGCTCCGACAAATTGGCACCATGCATGCCCatcttaaatgattttttttctcatattttaatttaattccgACTCCACGACTCATCGACGATCGTTAGTTAAGGTGAAGATTTTGAGtttataaattttcaaactcaagtcTCATTATTTGTAAGTATAACGTATGGATCTCTCAttcatcatatgtatatattatgtgtaaGTTTTGTCCGAATTGATTTGGTTCTTCATCCTTTATACATTATACTAGTTATATTTGCACTACTAAAAGTTTCAAAAAACATCCAACTCGATTTAAATttagaaactt from Gossypium arboreum isolate Shixiya-1 chromosome 1, ASM2569848v2, whole genome shotgun sequence harbors:
- the LOC108482537 gene encoding indole-3-acetic acid-amido synthetase GH3.10-like: MEAEASNGNGNGNGCSNDHDIIRWFDTISTNVATVQRETLRQILELNRGVEYLKKWFGDKDLDIREMDACEMESLYTCLVPLVSHEDLEPFIQRIADGDTSPILTQHPITTLSLSSGTTEGRQKFIPFTRHSSKTTLQIFRLAAAYRSRVYPTRSKGRILEFIYSSKRFKTRGGLMAGTATTHYFASEEFRIKQEKTKLFTCSPHEVISNGDYKQTTYCHLLLGLFFQKEVECITSTFAYSIVQAFSSFEEQWEDICKDIKEGNVSSKITWPKMRKAVLDIIEPNPILASRIEAICEGLQGSDWFGLVPKLWPNAKYVYSIMTGSMQHYLKKLRHYCGSLPLVSAEYGSTESWIGVNLDPSLEPEKVTFAVMPTFSYFEFIPLYRQDQYSGSGSVDFIEDDPVPLSQVKVGQEYEIVLTTFTGLYRYRLGDVVEVSGFHNETPKLKFICRRKLLLVVNIDKNTEKDLQLVVEKGSQLLSKHRAELVDFTSHAKLTHQPGHYVIYWEIKGKVEERVLCECCREMDASFVDPGYVVSRRTNSIGPLELCIVERGTFKRILDYFIGNGAALSQFKTPRCTNDRTLLKILDLYTVKRFRSTAYG